The proteins below are encoded in one region of Planctopirus limnophila DSM 3776:
- a CDS encoding ketopantoate reductase family protein → MRVLVLGAGAVGGYFGGRLLEAGQDVTFLVRPARAQKLAQAGLAITSSFGNAFLPAPACLTASELRVMAERGEPAARFDLVILTCKAYDLEQSIADIRPAVGAETLIIPMLNGMRHLQALDAAFGPRHVLGGKCHISARLNAAGEIVHLSNVHDFVYGERFAGQAERVDVIDPIFSQAKFTAVHSRQILLEMWEKWFFLATLAGINCLMRGTVGDIVQAGGGVYALQLLEECRSIAEAAGYPPRDAVYQDLKFRVHNPKSTLAASLMTDLEAGGANEAAQILYDLKNYPSPVLTDGFSLLDLAITHLKVAEIRRERERASSKD, encoded by the coding sequence ATGCGAGTTCTGGTTTTGGGTGCGGGGGCTGTGGGTGGGTATTTTGGTGGGCGGCTGCTTGAAGCGGGGCAGGATGTGACCTTTCTGGTCCGGCCGGCGCGAGCACAGAAGCTGGCTCAAGCCGGTTTGGCGATCACCAGTTCCTTCGGGAATGCGTTTCTCCCGGCACCTGCATGTCTGACGGCGAGCGAGCTTCGTGTTATGGCAGAGCGGGGTGAGCCTGCCGCACGATTTGATCTCGTGATTTTGACCTGCAAAGCTTATGACCTGGAACAGTCGATTGCTGATATTCGACCAGCTGTTGGGGCTGAGACGCTCATTATTCCCATGCTCAATGGCATGCGGCATCTGCAGGCTTTAGATGCAGCGTTTGGGCCCCGGCATGTGCTGGGTGGTAAATGCCATATTTCGGCTCGGTTAAACGCTGCTGGTGAGATTGTGCATCTGAGCAATGTGCACGATTTTGTTTATGGAGAACGATTTGCCGGGCAGGCCGAGCGGGTGGATGTGATCGATCCGATTTTTTCTCAGGCGAAGTTCACTGCTGTTCATAGTCGCCAGATCTTGCTTGAGATGTGGGAGAAGTGGTTTTTTCTGGCAACGCTGGCGGGGATTAACTGCCTGATGCGGGGTACGGTGGGGGATATCGTGCAGGCTGGTGGTGGTGTTTATGCGTTACAACTTCTTGAGGAATGCCGGTCGATTGCTGAGGCGGCTGGGTATCCGCCCCGAGATGCTGTGTATCAGGATCTGAAGTTTCGCGTTCATAACCCCAAATCGACTTTGGCGGCTTCGCTGATGACAGATCTCGAAGCGGGGGGAGCGAATGAGGCGGCACAGATTCTCTATGATCTCAAAAATTATCCATCGCCAGTGCTCACGGATGGTTTCAGCTTGCTTGATCTGGCAATCACTCATCTGAAAGTGGCTGAAATCCGCAGAGAGCGCGAACGTGCTTCCTCCAAAGATTGA